ACCGGCCGTGCAGGACGCCGAGCCGCAGCCCGTGCAGCGGACCCTCGGCCAGCAGCGGCGCGACCTCGGTCACCGCCAACGGCGGCCGCCGCTCGGTGTCGTCGACGGCCGACAGCTCCTCACCGGCCCCGGCCAGTTCGGTCCCCGGCGACTGCGCGTCCGGCCCGGCGCCCGCATCCCCGATGCGCGGGCAGACCACGTACGCCTGGTGGCCGGCGGCCACCTCCTCGCGCAGCCGCCGCCAGGCGCGGTCGAGGAAGGCCGGCTTCTCGGCGGCCGGCACGACGTGGGAGGCGATCGGCGACCGGCCGCGCGGCAGCTGGGACAGGGTGGAGATCTCCAGGTCGCCGTAGACCGTCATGGCCACCGTACGGGGAATCGGGGTGGCGGTCATGACCAGCACGTGTGGCGGCTGTTCCGCCTTGGCCCGCAGCGCGTCCCGCTGCTCGACCCCGAACCGGTGCTGCTCGTCGACCACCACCAGACCGAGGTCGGCGAAGTCGACCCCCTCGTACAGCAGGGCATGGGTGCCGAGCACGATGCCGGCGGCGCCGCTGGAGACCTCGGCCAGCGCCCGGCGCCGGGCGGCCGCGCCCAGCGACCCGGTGACCAGCTCGACCCGGGTGGCCTGCTCGGCGGCGCCCAGCTCGCCGGCCTGGGCGAGCGGGCCGAGCAGGTCGAGCATGCCGCGATGGTGCTGGGCGGCGAGCACCTCGGTCGGCGCGAGCAGCGCGGCCTGGCCCCCCGCATCGACCACCTGGAGCATGGCCCGCAGCGCCACCACGGTCTTGCCGGAGCCCACCTCCCCCTGGAGCAGCCGGTGCATCGGGTGGCCGGTGGCCAGGTCGGTCGCGATCTCGACGCCCACGGCACGCTGCCCGGCGGTCAGCTCGTAGGGCAGCCGGGCGTCGAACGCGTCGAGCAGGCCGCCCGAGCGCGCCGGGCGGGGGCGCGCGGGCCAGGCGGCGGCGTCGCGCTTGCGCCGCACCAGGGTCACCTGCACGGCGAACGCCTCGTCCCACTTCAGCCGCCGGCGGGCCCGGTACAGCTCCTCCCGGCCGGACGGCCGGTGGATCTCCCGCAGCGCGGTGCCGAGGCCGATCAGGTTCCGGTTGGCCCGCACCGTCGCGGGCAGCGGATCCTCCGGCGGCGCCACGGTGTCCAGCACCACCCGTACGCAGCGGGCG
This is a stretch of genomic DNA from Micromonospora sp. WMMD1082. It encodes these proteins:
- the recG gene encoding ATP-dependent DNA helicase RecG codes for the protein MTADPSDLDTPLKKLVGEKTAKALAGHLDLHTAGDLVYHFPRRYDERGEHTDIRALDVGEQVTVLAQVQRTAVRPMRQRRGNLLEVTVGDGSGGSLTLTFFGNQAWRERELRPGRWGLFAGKVTEFRGKRQLNGPEYVLLGEETDTEAAANERIEEFAGALIPVYPAAAAVPTWVIARCVRVVLDTVAPPEDPLPATVRANRNLIGLGTALREIHRPSGREELYRARRRLKWDEAFAVQVTLVRRKRDAAAWPARPRPARSGGLLDAFDARLPYELTAGQRAVGVEIATDLATGHPMHRLLQGEVGSGKTVVALRAMLQVVDAGGQAALLAPTEVLAAQHHRGMLDLLGPLAQAGELGAAEQATRVELVTGSLGAAARRRALAEVSSGAAGIVLGTHALLYEGVDFADLGLVVVDEQHRFGVEQRDALRAKAEQPPHVLVMTATPIPRTVAMTVYGDLEISTLSQLPRGRSPIASHVVPAAEKPAFLDRAWRRLREEVAAGHQAYVVCPRIGDAGAGPDAQSPGTELAGAGEELSAVDDTERRPPLAVTEVAPLLAEGPLHGLRLGVLHGRLPADEKDAVMRAFARGDLDVLVATTVVEVGVDVPNATMMVVLDADRFGVSQLHQLRGRVGRGSAPGLCLLVTEAAEGTGARERLDAVASTSDGFKLAELDLEQRREGDVLGAAQSGRRSHLRLLSLLRDADLIRDARTEAIALVEEDPELTRHPALAASVAALVDADRAEFLEKG